In a single window of the uncultured Flavobacterium sp. genome:
- a CDS encoding two-component regulator propeller domain-containing protein — MKYFALYFLLFIGFTSVVHAQDNPIKFLDISDGLSNNSVTTIFQDSDGYLWFGTYDGLNRYDGYNFKVYRNRINDKNSLLFNTIYNIEGDSRKNIWVGGSNGICIYNKTNATFRPVEYVISNQKPKILKDIIHQTSSVSENTVLVASQNLGLISFENGSFVGKHIPLKAKGNNVDIDNYDAIAIQDEKKNAHSWIYVRNVGICSYSYTVKNLKIVFPLSIEVKAMKRAADGNLWLGTDEGLFLFNIKSGALSGNYFPNKCSVTDILLDKKKDVWITTDGCGIYRVIGTNKKAISANTVKDNNLVKSNSVWSLYEDKSGNKWFGTLRGGISMLSNTPKYFKSIRYNASDPAENFILSFCEDEKKNLWVGTDGAGLKYWNRKNNTYINYSNKLSSSFITSIIRDNNNEIWLSTWAGGINKINPKNNTVTHYSCYNPFTKQTEKNIWFVYKDSKANIWASATNEGSLYLFDKVENSFKLFNKSINNLQCLIETSDGKLWGGNYTSLFSIEKTSGKINKVIIGNPVRCIHEDKDKNLWLGTQEGGLLLFDRKTNTFKRLTTDDGLPSNTILRLLEDKEGNLWMSTYNGICRFDKKRKTFRNFSVNDGLQSNQFSFNAGVKLSTGEFLFGGINGFNLFFPEAIKGYNQQNNLLLTDFYVNNQPIEENKTDLVSKWDSDKIKEVSLSYDQTTLSLEFVALDYNNADKINYAYFLEGWDEQWNFVGQARKANYSRLPEGKYTFKVKTTNFKGGWNKEESLITINVLPPWYRTWWAYTLYLLAGIASIFAYLEYHKNKEKLKYKVKIAELESKKEKEIAEKQSSMFTYISHEFRTPLSLIINPLKKAVQKESVQNGSSGSDLAIAHRNARRLLSLVDQLLLFRKAENDADSLRLSAINVNSLCNEVYQCFVNQAKDKNINYNFNIPDHEIEIIGDYEKIEISLFNLMSNAFKYTPIGGTINLNLDENPNEVILEIADNGDGIEKKDIDVIFEKFKQVNSKVSVGTGFGIGLYIVKYFVDKHKGTVSCTSEVGKGSVFKLTFLKGNSHFEDVEITNEIPQRSQLFDELIVDEMDENNLFSTTSVSESDFQKIMLTDKRTILIIDDNTEIRAYLIKLFSDNYVVYSAENGEEGLKLTKKHMPDLVISDITMEEMDGLELCRKIKESNDLSHIPVILLTASKNPETHLQGINDGADDYITKPFDDDILVARVESLLRNRSNLRTYFLDSITLKENTQKVPVEYQEILKKCIDIVEANIHKRDFTIKNFALEMGMSHRTLYTKIKIISGQTLNAFIRSVRIRRSAMLMLTQDINITQASAEVGFEDPKYFRQQFVKLFGMTPSEYIKKYKSSFNADLNIIK; from the coding sequence TTGAAATATTTTGCCCTATATTTTCTATTATTCATTGGTTTTACATCCGTAGTTCATGCACAGGATAATCCGATTAAATTTCTGGATATATCCGATGGTTTGTCGAACAATTCAGTCACAACAATTTTTCAGGATAGTGATGGTTATTTATGGTTTGGAACTTATGACGGATTAAATCGTTATGACGGTTATAATTTTAAAGTCTATCGCAATAGAATTAACGATAAGAACTCTTTATTATTCAATACAATTTACAATATCGAAGGCGATTCACGAAAAAATATCTGGGTTGGAGGTTCTAACGGAATCTGTATTTATAATAAAACCAACGCAACATTTCGTCCCGTTGAATATGTCATTTCAAACCAGAAGCCAAAAATCTTAAAAGATATTATTCACCAAACCAGTTCAGTTTCTGAAAATACAGTTTTGGTGGCTTCACAAAATTTAGGATTAATTAGTTTTGAAAACGGGTCATTTGTAGGGAAACATATTCCGCTTAAAGCGAAAGGAAATAATGTAGACATTGATAATTATGATGCCATAGCGATTCAGGATGAGAAGAAAAATGCGCATTCCTGGATCTATGTCAGAAATGTTGGTATTTGCAGTTACAGTTATACAGTTAAAAATTTAAAAATTGTTTTTCCGCTTTCGATAGAAGTAAAAGCAATGAAACGCGCAGCCGACGGAAATCTTTGGTTGGGAACAGACGAAGGACTTTTTCTTTTTAATATCAAATCAGGCGCTCTTTCAGGAAATTATTTCCCAAATAAATGCAGTGTTACAGACATTCTTCTGGATAAGAAAAAAGACGTTTGGATTACAACAGATGGCTGCGGAATCTACAGAGTTATCGGAACGAACAAAAAAGCAATTTCGGCCAATACTGTAAAAGACAATAATCTGGTTAAAAGTAATTCGGTTTGGAGTTTGTACGAAGACAAATCAGGTAACAAATGGTTTGGTACTTTGCGTGGCGGAATTAGTATGTTGAGTAATACGCCCAAATATTTTAAAAGTATTAGATATAATGCCAGTGATCCTGCCGAGAATTTTATTTTATCCTTCTGCGAAGACGAAAAAAAGAATCTTTGGGTAGGTACAGACGGTGCAGGATTAAAATATTGGAACAGAAAAAATAACACCTATATCAATTACAGCAATAAGCTTTCGAGCAGTTTTATTACCAGTATAATTAGGGACAATAATAACGAAATCTGGCTATCGACCTGGGCTGGCGGCATAAATAAAATAAACCCGAAGAATAATACCGTTACGCATTATTCCTGTTACAATCCGTTTACAAAACAAACAGAAAAAAACATTTGGTTTGTTTACAAAGATTCTAAGGCTAATATTTGGGCAAGCGCCACAAACGAAGGTTCGTTATATCTTTTTGACAAAGTCGAGAATAGTTTTAAACTCTTTAATAAATCGATCAATAATTTGCAATGCCTTATCGAAACCAGTGATGGTAAACTTTGGGGCGGAAATTATACGTCGTTATTTTCTATCGAAAAAACATCAGGAAAAATTAATAAAGTAATCATCGGAAATCCCGTAAGATGTATTCATGAAGACAAAGACAAAAATCTCTGGTTAGGAACTCAGGAAGGTGGTTTATTATTGTTTGACCGAAAAACAAATACTTTCAAAAGACTAACGACAGATGATGGTTTGCCTTCAAATACGATTTTAAGATTGCTCGAAGACAAAGAAGGTAATCTCTGGATGAGTACGTACAACGGTATTTGCAGATTTGATAAAAAAAGAAAAACATTCCGAAATTTTTCTGTAAATGATGGACTTCAAAGCAATCAATTTAGCTTTAATGCCGGAGTTAAATTATCTACAGGAGAGTTTTTGTTTGGAGGAATCAATGGTTTTAATCTCTTTTTTCCTGAAGCCATCAAAGGTTACAATCAGCAGAATAATCTTTTGCTGACTGATTTTTATGTAAACAATCAGCCTATTGAAGAGAATAAAACTGATTTAGTTTCTAAATGGGATTCGGATAAAATCAAAGAAGTGAGTTTGTCGTACGATCAAACGACATTATCACTTGAGTTTGTTGCTTTGGACTATAATAACGCCGACAAAATAAATTATGCTTATTTCCTTGAAGGCTGGGACGAACAATGGAATTTTGTGGGTCAGGCCCGAAAAGCAAATTACTCAAGATTGCCTGAAGGAAAATATACTTTTAAAGTAAAAACAACCAATTTTAAAGGCGGTTGGAACAAAGAGGAAAGTTTGATCACAATAAATGTTTTACCGCCCTGGTATAGAACCTGGTGGGCGTATACGTTATATTTATTAGCAGGTATTGCCAGTATTTTTGCTTATTTAGAATATCATAAAAATAAAGAAAAACTAAAATACAAGGTTAAAATTGCTGAACTGGAAAGCAAGAAAGAAAAGGAAATTGCCGAGAAACAATCGTCGATGTTTACGTATATCTCACATGAATTTCGAACGCCGCTTTCGTTGATTATAAATCCACTGAAAAAAGCGGTTCAGAAAGAAAGTGTCCAAAATGGATCATCAGGGAGTGATTTGGCAATTGCACACAGAAATGCAAGACGCCTTTTGAGTTTGGTAGATCAGTTATTGCTTTTTAGAAAAGCCGAAAACGATGCCGATTCACTTAGATTATCGGCCATTAATGTAAATAGTTTATGTAATGAAGTTTATCAGTGTTTTGTAAATCAGGCAAAAGATAAAAACATCAATTATAACTTTAATATTCCCGATCATGAAATTGAAATTATAGGTGATTATGAAAAAATTGAAATTTCATTATTCAATTTAATGTCAAATGCTTTTAAGTACACACCAATTGGCGGAACAATTAATCTTAATCTTGATGAAAATCCCAATGAAGTAATCCTCGAAATTGCTGATAATGGTGACGGAATTGAGAAAAAAGACATTGATGTTATTTTCGAAAAATTCAAACAAGTCAATTCGAAAGTTTCAGTAGGAACCGGTTTTGGAATTGGACTTTATATTGTAAAATATTTTGTAGATAAACATAAAGGTACTGTAAGCTGTACAAGTGAAGTAGGAAAGGGAAGTGTTTTTAAACTAACTTTTCTAAAAGGAAACAGCCATTTTGAAGATGTTGAAATTACAAATGAGATTCCGCAAAGGAGTCAATTGTTTGATGAATTAATAGTTGATGAAATGGACGAAAACAATCTGTTTTCTACGACTTCAGTTTCAGAAAGTGATTTCCAAAAAATTATGCTTACTGATAAACGCACCATTTTAATAATTGATGATAATACTGAAATTAGGGCATATTTAATCAAATTATTTTCAGATAATTATGTGGTTTATAGTGCCGAAAATGGAGAAGAAGGTTTAAAACTGACCAAAAAACACATGCCAGATCTTGTAATCAGTGATATTACAATGGAGGAAATGGACGGTCTTGAATTGTGCCGTAAAATAAAAGAAAGCAATGACCTATCTCATATTCCGGTAATTCTGCTGACTGCATCAAAAAATCCTGAAACACATTTGCAGGGAATAAATGACGGAGCTGATGATTATATCACCAAACCTTTTGATGATGATATACTCGTGGCACGTGTAGAATCGCTATTAAGAAACCGCAGTAATCTTAGAACTTATTTCTTAGATAGTATTACGCTTAAAGAAAATACCCAAAAGGTTCCTGTAGAATATCAGGAAATACTAAAGAAATGTATTGATATTGTAGAAGCTAATATTCATAAAAGAGATTTCACCATTAAAAACTTTGCCCTCGAAATGGGAATGAGCCATAGAACGCTTTATACAAAAATCAAAATCATTTCTGGACAGACATTAAATGCGTTTATTCGGTCAGTCCGGATCCGTAGATCCGCCATGTTAATGTTGACACAAGATATTAATATCACTCAGGCAAGCGCCGAAGTTGGTTTTGAAGACCCAAAATATTTCAGACAGCAATTTGTGAAACTGTTTGGCATGACACCTTCAGAATACATTAAAAAATACAAGAGCTCGTTTAACGCAGATTTAAATATTATTAAATAA
- a CDS encoding sigma-54 dependent transcriptional regulator, whose amino-acid sequence MSLKKENILIVDDNHDMLDLLQRNLKIFNYHPYKASSVTEAIDVLKYTTIDLLITDFNMPEISGIELLKYAGEHFPAMPKLVISGLPSIDNAINSLKSGALDYLIKPFTNEELSKAIHSSLINTKINSGRLSGTSATISKENDYAGIVGNSDQFKSLIEIIKRVQNNKVNVLIEGESGTGKELIAKAIHYKGALANMPFISVNCGAIPETLMESELFGYTKGAFTGAAESRIGLFQAASGGTLFLDEIGTAPMAVQTRLLRVLQEKEITKVGSRSPEKLDVRIISATNNDLYKMVQEGTFREDLYYRINVVNIKTTPLRERKEDILPLVENFIAKYGTEYNKPAITINKKVNEVLLRYSWPGNIRELDNIIQRMIIMSDEVIDLEQVPKYLKYTIPEQKHIFKSLKEYEKEQILKVLAAVGNNKTKAAHILQIDRKTLTQKIA is encoded by the coding sequence ATGAGTTTAAAAAAAGAAAATATACTAATTGTAGATGATAATCATGATATGCTTGATTTACTTCAAAGAAATCTCAAGATATTTAATTATCATCCTTATAAAGCTTCTTCTGTAACTGAAGCTATCGATGTTTTAAAGTATACAACCATAGATTTGTTAATTACAGATTTTAATATGCCTGAAATAAGTGGTATAGAATTATTAAAATATGCAGGGGAACATTTTCCTGCAATGCCAAAATTGGTCATATCGGGTTTGCCTTCAATTGACAATGCCATCAATTCACTCAAATCCGGCGCGCTAGATTATCTTATAAAACCATTTACAAACGAAGAGCTTTCTAAAGCTATTCACAGCTCCCTTATAAACACAAAAATAAACTCCGGAAGACTTTCCGGTACTAGTGCTACAATCTCAAAAGAAAATGATTATGCGGGTATTGTAGGTAATTCTGATCAATTTAAAAGTTTGATTGAGATCATAAAACGGGTACAAAACAATAAGGTAAATGTTTTAATTGAGGGCGAAAGCGGAACTGGTAAAGAACTTATTGCCAAAGCAATTCATTATAAAGGTGCATTGGCCAATATGCCATTTATTTCTGTTAATTGTGGCGCAATCCCGGAAACTCTAATGGAATCAGAGCTTTTTGGGTATACAAAAGGTGCATTTACAGGTGCAGCAGAATCCAGAATAGGGCTTTTTCAGGCTGCTTCAGGAGGAACTTTATTTCTGGACGAAATTGGTACCGCACCAATGGCAGTACAAACAAGACTTTTAAGAGTATTACAAGAAAAAGAAATTACTAAGGTAGGCTCCAGAAGCCCTGAAAAACTAGATGTCAGAATTATAAGTGCTACTAACAATGATTTATATAAAATGGTCCAGGAAGGTACTTTTAGAGAAGATTTGTACTATAGAATTAATGTTGTGAATATAAAAACAACACCTCTAAGAGAACGAAAGGAAGACATTTTACCATTAGTAGAAAACTTTATTGCAAAATATGGCACTGAGTATAATAAACCGGCAATTACAATCAACAAAAAAGTAAATGAAGTTTTATTACGCTATTCCTGGCCGGGTAATATTAGAGAACTCGATAATATAATTCAGCGTATGATTATTATGAGCGATGAAGTAATAGATCTCGAACAGGTACCAAAATATCTAAAATATACTATACCTGAACAGAAACATATTTTTAAATCATTAAAAGAATATGAAAAAGAACAGATCCTAAAAGTCCTGGCTGCGGTAGGAAATAACAAAACTAAAGCAGCACATATTCTTCAAATAGATCGCAAAACGCTTACTCAGAAAATAGCATAG
- a CDS encoding histone H1: MKDLLVKINAEIETFKAEAESLTEKGVKAAGPRARKSTLEIEKLLKEFRKVSIEESKK; encoded by the coding sequence ATGAAAGATCTATTAGTAAAAATCAACGCCGAAATCGAAACATTCAAAGCAGAGGCTGAATCTTTAACTGAAAAAGGTGTTAAAGCTGCTGGACCAAGAGCACGTAAATCAACTTTGGAAATTGAAAAACTTTTAAAAGAGTTTAGAAAAGTTTCTATCGAAGAATCAAAAAAATAA